GCCCTGGGCGATCTCGAAGGCGCGCCCGGGGCCGAGCAGGACGTTGGCCAGCGGCACCCGCACGTCGTCGAAGGAGACCTCGCCGTGCCCGAGCGGCTCGTCGTAGTAACCCATCGTGGTGAGCATCCGCTCGACCTTCACGCCGGTGGCGTCGCGGGGGACCAGCACCATCGTGTGCCGCGAGTGGCGGTCGGCGTCGGGGTCGGAGAGCCCCATGAAGACGAAGACCTTGCAGTCGGGGTTGCCGACGCCGGTGGACCACCACTTGCGGCCGTTGATGACGACCTCGTCGCCCTCGACCGTCGCGGTGGCGGCCATGTTGGTGGCGTCGGAGGACGCCACCTCGGGCTCTGTCATGCAGAAGGCGCTGCGGATCTCCGCGCGCAGGAGCGGCTCGAGCCACTGCTCGCGCTGGGCGTCGGTGCCGTACTTGAGCAGGACCTCCATGTTGCCGGTGTCGGGGGCGTTGGAGTTGAAGACGATGGGCGCAAGGAACGAGCGGCCCATCACCTCCGCGACCGCGGCGTAGTCGACGTTGGAGAGGCCCTCGCCGCCGTCGGTGCCGAAGTCGGCTGCGTAGCGACCGGCGTGCGCGGCCGGCAGGAAGAGGTTCCACAGGCCCTGGGCGCGGGCCTTGGCCTGGAGCTCGGCGATGACCGGGTCGGGCGTCCAGCTGTCGCCGCCCGACTCGCGCAGCCGGGTGATGCGCCGGTGCGCCTCGGCCTCGATCGGCTCGATCTCGTCACTGACGAAGGCGTGCACCCGGGCCCGCAGGTCCGCGGCGCGGGGGGAGAGGGAGAAGTCCATGACGTTGACCTTCGCACACTGTTGAGCAATGCTCAACAGCGTGTCCGAAGGTTCCGCAGCGCCTGCCGCCCCACCCGTACGCCGACGGCTGAGCGCGCCCGACCGGCGCCGCCAGCTCGTGGGCATCGGGCTGGCCAAGATCGTCGAGACGCCCATCCAGGACCTCTCGATGGACGACATCGCGCACGAGGCGGGCATCTCGCGCGGCCTGCTCTTCCACTACTTCCCGACCAAGACCGACTTCTACCTCGCCTGCATCTCCGCGGCCGGCCGGCGCATCCTGCGCAACACCGCCCCCGACGAGTCGCTGCCGGGACCCGGGCAGGTGGAGCAGGTGACGCGTCTGATGGTCGAGCAGATCGAGCGGCGCCGCGACTTCTACCTCGCGCTC
This sequence is a window from Nocardioides sp. S5. Protein-coding genes within it:
- a CDS encoding acyl-CoA dehydrogenase family protein, with translation MDFSLSPRAADLRARVHAFVSDEIEPIEAEAHRRITRLRESGGDSWTPDPVIAELQAKARAQGLWNLFLPAAHAGRYAADFGTDGGEGLSNVDYAAVAEVMGRSFLAPIVFNSNAPDTGNMEVLLKYGTDAQREQWLEPLLRAEIRSAFCMTEPEVASSDATNMAATATVEGDEVVINGRKWWSTGVGNPDCKVFVFMGLSDPDADRHSRHTMVLVPRDATGVKVERMLTTMGYYDEPLGHGEVSFDDVRVPLANVLLGPGRAFEIAQGRLGPGRVHHCMRAIGLAERALELACARAVSRTAFGKPIANLGGNRERIADARIAINRSRLLVMHAAWLLDQGMSREAYSAVSEIKVEVPNMALDVIDMAIQLHGGAGMSDDFPLAAAWVGARTLRLADGPDEVHRNVIAKIELGKHTS
- a CDS encoding TetR/AcrR family transcriptional regulator, with translation MSEGSAAPAAPPVRRRLSAPDRRRQLVGIGLAKIVETPIQDLSMDDIAHEAGISRGLLFHYFPTKTDFYLACISAAGRRILRNTAPDESLPGPGQVEQVTRLMVEQIERRRDFYLALVHGHGVADPRVSEVMDSVREGSTDRVVQALDIEERQRDVVRAWWAYTEDRALTWSAVPTGERPVPVSELVAECVAALHALLSIRV